A window of Paraburkholderia sp. ZP32-5 genomic DNA:
CTGAATCGGCCATTGGGCAGATACAGGTCATGCAGCACGAGACCGGCCAGCACGTGCAGCATCGCCATGATGCCGACCAGCACCATCTTCGCGGTGAACCATTCGACGAAGGTGGCTTGCAGAAAAATCAGCGCGGTGCCGCTCGCAATCGCCACGAAGGCCGCCGGCGAAGTCAGCTCTACGTAAACGAGCCGCGTAATGCGATGCAAGCGGTCGACCTCGGTACTGGAGATGAGTCCGCGACGCTGCCAGAACAGAAACGGTAAGACGATCAGGCCGCCCGACCAGATTGCGATTGCGGCCAGATGGATGAATTTCAGAAGAATCGTCACAGGGCAGGCTCTCTGACATGCAGGCTGGACCACGCGAGCCGGAGGCCCGCCACGAGATAAGGGATCATGGCCAGTACCCACATCAACAGGCCGGCGAGCTGCTGATCGGCGAGCGGCGTGAGTCCCCATGCGGCGGTGGTCGCGAAGTGCACGACATAGAGCGGCACCGGTGCGAACACGATCAACGCGCCGAGCAGACCCATATGTCCGATCGTCGCCACGAGCGCCATCAGCGCGGCGCCGGTGGGCAGCAACGGCGAGAAGATGCTGCGCCACATCAACCAGCCGCTGCCGAGCAGCGTGAATTGCATCAACCAGTAGCCGGGCACGGTGGAAAGTCCCCACGCATAGGGCCCCGGCGCATGCCAAAGCCAGATAAAGACCGCGTGCGCGGCCACGACCGGTACGAGCGGCGGCTGCTTGAAGCGCGCCAGTGGAAACGCGAGCGCGAGCAGCGGCGCGACAGCGGCAATCAGAACGATGTGGTGAGTGACGCGCGCCGAGAACAATGCGGAAGACAGCGCGCATAACGGCGATACGAAGATAACGACCATCAGCGCGAGAGCTGCCCAGCCCGCTCGCGCATTAGCCGAACGGCCGCTCGCTATCACGAACGCGAGGACCGCGAGCGCCGCGAGCAACAGTGGGTCGGTATTCCAGCGCAACCAGAGGTTCTCCGGGATCGCGGCGGGACCACAATAGGCGACAGGAAAATATGGCATGGCGCAATATCTTCAACTCGTCCAGTGCTTCAATGCGCATGTACGGCATGCGAAAAGAAGTCACCGGAAAATTGTCGGGATGGCTCACGATCCGTTCGATCGCCCACGTACTGTAGCTCAAATATTCTGTTTAGGGACAGCTATCTGAGGGGAGTAGTCTCTTTAATAGAAAAAATGGCGGCTCATTACGACTCCATGTCAATTGTGAACTCAGTTGACGTTTAGCCGCATTACAGTATGAATGATGGTGCGCCGCAATACTTTTCAGATTATTTGCAGCGGGCGTAATATGAAGGGACCACGTGGCGGAGGTCCATCATGTTTGATGACCCTATTCGCATTCCTGCGATGATCGAATTAACATTGTTGGCTATCGTGCTGATTATCGTCAGCATTGTCCGCGCGCGACAGCAAAGGGAGCGGGCGCGCAATCGCGCAAGGACAGCGGGTGGATAGTGCGCGTGCCGCGCTCGGATGGAGAGTCCTGGGCGGCACGCAGTGCAGTGCAGTGCAATGCAATGGCTCGGCGTGGTGACCTTTCGGTATCGCGCCCTTACAGCGCGGGACGCTTCAGTTCGACCCACTGATTGACACTGGATCTTTCCCACTGGCGCGTCGCATAGTCCTTTAATCGTTGCGGCACGTCATCGCCATTGAGTACCAGGCGGTTCAGCATTAATGCGAGATCCGTATCGGCTATGCACCATCCGCCGAAGAGATTGACTGCATCGGCGGGCAGTAATGCGTCGGCCGCGGCAAACAGTTTTTGCGCGGCTTCCTGAGCGGCGGGCGAAAGCGGCGCGCCGCGCGATCCGTAGAAAATCACCTCAGTAGAGCGCTCCTGGCGAATCGGCATCAGATCGCTGCGAAGCCATGCCTGCACCTGGCGCGCTCGCGCCCGAAGATGTCGATCTTGTGGATAGACCGGTATTTGCGGAAAAGTCTCTTCGAGGTACTCGGTAATCGCCGATGACTCGGATAAGGCGAAGTCTCCGTGTGTCAGCGTTGGAACGCGTCGTGTCAATGAACGGGCTGCATATCCGGTTTGTTGGTTCTCTTTGCGCGCGAGATCGACAGTGGAAAATTCGAATGGCAATTGCTTTTCACGCAGAGTCACGAAAACGGACATTGCGTAGGGACTCGTGAATTGAGCGTCCGTGTACAGATGCAAAGGGTGTTGTTGC
This region includes:
- a CDS encoding CopD family protein, translated to MTILLKFIHLAAIAIWSGGLIVLPFLFWQRRGLISSTEVDRLHRITRLVYVELTSPAAFVAIASGTALIFLQATFVEWFTAKMVLVGIMAMLHVLAGLVLHDLYLPNGRFSRGSGIVLTIAYIVVIVGIIWIVLAKPTIDSNMFAPHLFEPGGLGRWLHHSFGETRMPTP
- the yfcF gene encoding glutathione transferase, with protein sequence MESTLQQHPLHLYTDAQFTSPYAMSVFVTLREKQLPFEFSTVDLARKENQQTGYAARSLTRRVPTLTHGDFALSESSAITEYLEETFPQIPVYPQDRHLRARARQVQAWLRSDLMPIRQERSTEVIFYGSRGAPLSPAAQEAAQKLFAAADALLPADAVNLFGGWCIADTDLALMLNRLVLNGDDVPQRLKDYATRQWERSSVNQWVELKRPAL
- a CDS encoding cytochrome c oxidase assembly protein; translation: MPYFPVAYCGPAAIPENLWLRWNTDPLLLAALAVLAFVIASGRSANARAGWAALALMVVIFVSPLCALSSALFSARVTHHIVLIAAVAPLLALAFPLARFKQPPLVPVVAAHAVFIWLWHAPGPYAWGLSTVPGYWLMQFTLLGSGWLMWRSIFSPLLPTGAALMALVATIGHMGLLGALIVFAPVPLYVVHFATTAAWGLTPLADQQLAGLLMWVLAMIPYLVAGLRLAWSSLHVREPAL